In a single window of the Streptomyces sp. CGMCC 4.7035 genome:
- a CDS encoding MFS transporter yields the protein MDAFGFSPRTFGLFSGTFFLAFAVAQLPLGIAFDRFGIRRPMLVCMTLGTMGAVLLPLSDRPLFALSAQAALGLGCAPAYMGLLAWVMAAGQSMREVKAVTVAGTLGFLGAVIAGSPLAWAVTWIGWRAAMGAAAAAMAVATAGIARSLGRDTRSAPGAVVPTASTGSSRPPSSRRAVLVLLPVCFALAAGGTFRTSWGGPYLSDVFHLGAAARGYAMTAASLGALVTSLLLAAALRVTRIKTLVVAVLSTGVLPALLMALWPARDAVLSAGSICALFCVGSIHPLVMSQARAVVAPHRLGLWLGVLNTAVMLGIALTNAAFGVIAGSATQAGLPIDSLYRRLFLLMATITALGAVFAAFGPGTSRSTADRRRAHARFGRESAATHTEGALG from the coding sequence ATCGACGCCTTCGGCTTCTCACCCCGGACGTTCGGCCTCTTCTCCGGTACCTTCTTCCTGGCCTTCGCCGTGGCACAACTGCCTCTTGGAATAGCGTTTGACCGATTCGGCATCCGCCGTCCCATGCTCGTGTGCATGACGCTCGGCACGATGGGCGCAGTCCTGCTCCCGCTCAGCGACCGGCCCCTCTTTGCGCTGTCGGCCCAAGCGGCGCTCGGGCTCGGCTGTGCGCCGGCGTACATGGGCCTGCTTGCCTGGGTCATGGCAGCGGGCCAGAGCATGCGTGAAGTGAAAGCGGTCACCGTCGCCGGCACGCTCGGCTTCCTCGGCGCCGTGATCGCCGGCTCGCCACTGGCGTGGGCCGTGACGTGGATCGGCTGGCGCGCGGCCATGGGCGCAGCAGCCGCTGCCATGGCCGTGGCCACCGCGGGTATCGCACGGTCACTGGGCCGTGACACCCGCTCCGCGCCGGGGGCCGTCGTCCCGACGGCATCCACGGGCAGCAGCCGGCCACCGTCGTCACGTCGGGCCGTCCTAGTTCTCCTGCCCGTGTGCTTCGCCCTCGCGGCGGGAGGCACGTTCCGTACCTCCTGGGGCGGGCCGTATCTGTCCGACGTCTTCCACCTCGGCGCTGCGGCCCGCGGGTACGCGATGACGGCGGCGAGTCTCGGCGCCCTCGTCACCTCCCTGCTGCTGGCTGCCGCCCTGCGCGTCACCCGGATCAAAACACTCGTGGTCGCGGTCCTTTCGACGGGCGTACTGCCGGCGCTGCTGATGGCGCTCTGGCCCGCGCGTGACGCCGTCCTCAGCGCCGGCTCCATCTGCGCCCTGTTCTGCGTCGGCTCCATCCACCCGTTGGTCATGTCGCAGGCACGCGCTGTGGTGGCCCCTCACCGCCTGGGACTCTGGCTTGGTGTACTCAACACCGCGGTCATGCTGGGAATCGCGCTGACCAACGCCGCCTTCGGAGTGATCGCCGGCAGCGCCACCCAGGCCGGCCTGCCGATCGACAGTCTCTACCGCAGGCTTTTTCTTCTCATGGCCACGATCACGGCTCTGGGAGCCGTTTTCGCAGCCTTCGGGCCGGGCACCTCGCGCTCCACCGCCGACCGACGACGGGCACACGCGAGGTTCGGCCGAGAATCAGCGGCCACTCATACCGAAGGAGCCCTTGGTTGA
- a CDS encoding DUF885 domain-containing protein, producing MTGGHDTNPAGIRAIADEFHHEWLTRHPFLAMDDGIPGYDHLVPDLSGAADRDFRSRLLDLADRARAAAAPPGPDSVTRQVVLSAIERELDFIAVGAVEYTVSAVGEQGPSALLTAGARTRLSSPGDAQAYLARCAEFPRYLREHATRLQAGAEQGRTPVASLVRVALDQVGRYLADRDGDVLADVPPPAGWSGARNWSDRIRALVADEVRPALAQWHDAVARLPARADTECGLYHLPGGLDAYGRLVKAHTTVDRAVADIHDLGLTEVAALTAQMTALGKELGLHGFPAVVQAFAASAAGVGAEEAMAQARVAIHRAEAALADLFSAPLPPPCEVAAMPVHLGQTGHAPHYTSPRLDGSAKGVFWFNAQHPETGSGWALEALAFHEAVPGHHLQLSRAQLLGDLPDLQRYGSVTAHCEGWALYAEKLAEEAGLYSSTEARLGALGLRLFRAARLVVDTGIHALGWSRAQATTWLTRTVPLPAAFAEAEIARYIAVPAQALSYTIGMHELLRLRDKADTGSGPARSLRDFHAAVLDHGSVPLPLLADIVEEGGHSTR from the coding sequence ATGACTGGCGGACACGACACGAACCCCGCAGGCATCCGGGCGATCGCCGACGAGTTCCACCACGAATGGCTGACGAGGCATCCCTTCCTGGCGATGGATGATGGGATCCCCGGCTACGACCACCTCGTACCGGACCTGTCGGGCGCCGCCGACCGGGACTTCCGGTCCCGGCTCCTCGACCTGGCTGATCGCGCGCGGGCCGCCGCGGCGCCGCCCGGACCCGACAGTGTGACCCGCCAGGTCGTACTGTCGGCGATCGAGCGGGAACTGGACTTCATCGCCGTCGGCGCCGTGGAGTACACGGTGTCGGCCGTAGGGGAGCAGGGTCCGTCCGCGTTGCTGACCGCGGGGGCGCGGACCAGGCTGAGCAGCCCCGGCGACGCCCAGGCCTATCTGGCCCGCTGCGCTGAGTTCCCGCGCTATCTCCGCGAGCACGCCACCCGGCTGCAAGCCGGTGCGGAGCAGGGCCGGACGCCCGTCGCCTCGCTCGTCCGGGTCGCGCTCGACCAGGTGGGCCGGTACCTGGCCGACCGGGACGGAGACGTGCTGGCCGACGTCCCGCCCCCCGCGGGCTGGTCCGGGGCGCGCAACTGGTCGGACCGGATCAGGGCACTGGTGGCCGACGAGGTCCGGCCCGCGCTCGCGCAGTGGCACGACGCGGTCGCCAGGCTGCCCGCCCGGGCCGACACCGAGTGCGGCCTGTACCACCTGCCCGGCGGCCTGGACGCCTACGGCCGCCTCGTCAAGGCCCACACCACCGTGGACCGTGCCGTGGCCGATATCCACGACCTCGGCCTGACCGAGGTCGCTGCGCTGACGGCCCAGATGACGGCCCTGGGTAAGGAGCTGGGTCTGCACGGCTTCCCCGCGGTCGTGCAGGCATTCGCCGCCTCGGCGGCGGGAGTCGGCGCGGAGGAGGCGATGGCACAAGCCCGAGTGGCGATCCACCGCGCCGAAGCGGCGCTGGCGGACCTGTTCTCCGCACCGCTGCCGCCGCCGTGCGAGGTTGCGGCGATGCCCGTGCATCTCGGCCAGACCGGCCACGCACCGCACTACACATCGCCTCGCCTCGACGGCAGCGCTAAGGGCGTGTTCTGGTTCAACGCGCAACATCCCGAGACGGGAAGCGGCTGGGCCCTGGAAGCACTCGCCTTCCATGAGGCGGTGCCCGGCCACCACCTGCAGCTCTCCCGCGCGCAGTTGCTCGGCGATCTGCCGGATCTGCAACGGTACGGCTCCGTCACCGCGCACTGCGAAGGCTGGGCGCTGTACGCCGAGAAGCTTGCGGAAGAGGCCGGCCTGTACTCCTCCACCGAAGCCCGGCTCGGCGCGCTGGGCCTGCGACTGTTCCGGGCCGCCAGGCTGGTCGTCGACACCGGCATCCACGCGTTGGGCTGGTCGCGGGCGCAGGCCACGACCTGGCTGACCCGGACGGTCCCGCTTCCGGCCGCCTTCGCCGAGGCCGAGATCGCGCGATACATCGCCGTTCCGGCGCAGGCCTTGAGCTACACGATCGGAATGCACGAACTCCTGCGTCTGCGCGACAAGGCCGACACCGGGTCCGGGCCGGCCCGTTCGCTCCGGGATTTCCACGCCGCCGTGCTCGACCACGGCTCGGTCCCCCTGCCGTTGCTGGCCGACATCGTCGAGGAAGGAGGCCATTCGACACGGTAG
- a CDS encoding alpha/beta fold hydrolase produces MAADVDELTAHLGLKHYAVAGESGGGPHSLAVSHAHPDEVTVTLLLAAMGPGHERWVRKGMRATNILLHYLGVYCPAALRIPLAVMLIPPFNHRLERQVPAADRAAVADPDYQRRRLAEPDAFRGGTRPVAEELRLLARPWEFDLAEIRGTVHLWHGSKDVNVPIAVARGVADALPDAVPHFFPDAAHAVGFGQRHEVMKIIAGATRPVSPKEAK; encoded by the coding sequence GTGGCCGCGGACGTCGACGAGCTCACGGCCCACCTCGGGCTGAAGCACTACGCGGTGGCCGGCGAATCCGGCGGGGGTCCGCACTCCCTCGCGGTGAGCCACGCCCACCCCGACGAGGTGACCGTGACGCTTCTGCTCGCCGCGATGGGCCCGGGCCACGAGCGCTGGGTGCGCAAGGGGATGCGCGCAACGAACATCCTGCTCCACTACCTGGGGGTCTACTGCCCAGCCGCACTGCGCATCCCGCTCGCCGTGATGTTGATCCCGCCGTTCAACCACCGGCTGGAGCGACAGGTACCGGCGGCCGACCGGGCGGCCGTGGCCGATCCCGACTATCAGCGCCGCCGCCTTGCCGAGCCAGACGCGTTCCGCGGCGGGACCCGCCCCGTCGCCGAGGAACTCCGGCTGCTCGCCAGACCCTGGGAATTCGACCTGGCCGAGATCCGAGGGACTGTGCACCTCTGGCACGGATCCAAGGACGTCAACGTCCCCATCGCAGTGGCCCGCGGCGTGGCGGACGCACTGCCCGACGCCGTCCCTCACTTCTTCCCGGACGCGGCGCACGCTGTCGGGTTCGGGCAGCGGCACGAGGTCATGAAGATCATCGCCGGGGCAACCCGGCCTGTCAGTCCAAAGGAGGCAAAATGA
- a CDS encoding alpha/beta fold hydrolase, with amino-acid sequence MSFTQTLRLSDGRRLAWYEFGDQAGTPCLYMPGTPEFGLAGGCYGAAADKAGVRWISIDIPGYGHSAPCPRRTLAQWPRTSTSSRPTSG; translated from the coding sequence GTGAGCTTCACCCAGACGCTGCGGCTCTCGGACGGCCGCAGGCTGGCGTGGTACGAGTTCGGCGACCAGGCCGGGACGCCCTGCCTCTACATGCCGGGCACCCCGGAGTTCGGGCTGGCCGGCGGATGCTACGGCGCCGCGGCGGACAAGGCGGGCGTGCGCTGGATCTCCATCGACATACCCGGATACGGCCACTCCGCCCCGTGCCCCCGGCGAACCCTCGCCCAGTGGCCGCGGACGTCGACGAGCTCACGGCCCACCTCGGGCTGA
- the pepN gene encoding aminopeptidase N, with protein MPGTDLTREEAQQRAKLLTVDSYEIDLDLSGAQEGGTYRSVTTVRFDVAETGAESFIDLVAPAVHEVTLNGDPLDPSDVFADSRIALPGLLEGQNVLRVVADCAYTTTGEGLHRFVDQVDKQAYLYTQFQVPDARRVFASFEQPDLKATFQFTVKAPSGWTVVSNSPTPEPKDDTWVFQPTPRISSYITALIVGPYHSVHSVYEKNGQSVPLGIYCRPSLAEFLDSDAIFEVTRQGFDWFQEKFDYNYPFKKYDQLFVPEFNAGAMENAGAVTIRDQYVFRSKVTDSTYELRAETLLHELAHMWFGDLVTMEWWNDLWLNESFATYTSFACQAYHPESRWPHSWTTFANSMKTWAYRQDQLPSTHPIMAEIRDLDDVLVNFDGITYAKGASVLKQLVAYVGMDEFFKGLQAYFKRHAYGNTRLSDLLGALEETSGRDLSTWSKKWLQTAGINILRPEVETDAAGVVTSFAIRQEAPALPAGAKGEPVLRPHRIAIGLYELDDESEKLVREDRIELDVDGELTAVPQLTGRRRPAVFLLNDDDLSYAKVRLDEESLRFVTDHLGDFESSLPRALCWASAWDMTRDAELPTREYLSLVLSGIGKESDIGVVQSLHRHVKLATELYAAPTAREALLTRWTDATLAHLRSAAPASDHQLAWAHAFAATARTPEQLDLLESLLDGTHSIEGLAVDTELRWAFVERLAAVGRFDEAEIAGEYERDKTAAGERHAATARAARPTEAAKAEAWASVIDSDKLPNAVQEAVINGFVQTDQRELLAPYADRYFEVLKSVWDSRSHKIAQQIAIGLYPSLQVSPETLTKTDTWLASAQPNAALARLVSESRSGVERALRAQAADAAAE; from the coding sequence GTGCCTGGCACAGACCTGACTCGCGAAGAGGCACAGCAGCGGGCGAAGCTGCTCACCGTTGACTCGTACGAGATCGATCTCGACCTCTCCGGCGCGCAGGAGGGCGGCACCTACCGGTCCGTGACCACCGTGCGCTTCGACGTCGCCGAAACCGGCGCCGAATCCTTCATCGACCTGGTGGCCCCGGCGGTCCACGAGGTCACCCTGAACGGTGATCCGCTGGACCCCTCCGACGTCTTCGCGGACTCCCGGATCGCGCTGCCGGGCCTGCTGGAGGGCCAGAACGTCCTGCGGGTGGTCGCGGACTGCGCGTACACCACCACGGGTGAGGGGCTGCACCGGTTCGTCGACCAGGTCGACAAGCAGGCCTACCTCTACACCCAGTTCCAGGTGCCGGACGCCCGCCGGGTCTTCGCCTCCTTCGAGCAGCCGGACCTGAAGGCGACCTTCCAGTTCACCGTGAAGGCGCCGAGCGGCTGGACTGTCGTCTCGAACTCGCCGACGCCCGAGCCCAAGGACGACACCTGGGTCTTTCAGCCGACGCCGCGCATCTCGTCGTACATCACCGCCCTGATCGTCGGCCCGTACCACTCCGTGCACAGCGTGTACGAGAAGAACGGGCAGAGCGTGCCGCTGGGCATCTACTGCCGTCCTTCCCTGGCCGAGTTCCTCGACTCGGACGCGATCTTCGAGGTGACCCGGCAGGGCTTCGACTGGTTCCAGGAGAAGTTCGACTACAACTACCCCTTCAAGAAGTACGACCAGCTGTTCGTACCGGAGTTCAACGCGGGCGCGATGGAGAACGCGGGCGCGGTCACCATCCGCGACCAGTACGTCTTCCGGTCCAAGGTGACCGACTCGACGTACGAGCTGCGGGCGGAGACCCTCCTGCACGAGCTGGCCCACATGTGGTTCGGCGACCTGGTCACCATGGAGTGGTGGAACGACCTATGGCTGAACGAGTCGTTCGCCACCTACACCTCCTTCGCCTGCCAGGCGTACCACCCCGAGTCCCGGTGGCCGCACTCCTGGACCACCTTCGCGAACTCCATGAAGACGTGGGCGTACCGGCAGGACCAGCTGCCCTCCACGCACCCGATCATGGCCGAGATCCGCGACCTGGACGACGTGCTCGTCAACTTCGACGGCATCACGTACGCCAAGGGTGCGAGCGTCCTGAAGCAGCTGGTCGCGTATGTCGGCATGGACGAGTTCTTCAAGGGCTTGCAGGCGTACTTCAAGCGGCACGCGTACGGCAACACGCGCCTGTCCGACCTGCTGGGCGCCCTGGAGGAGACCTCCGGGCGTGACCTGAGCACCTGGTCGAAGAAGTGGCTGCAGACGGCCGGGATCAACATCCTGCGCCCGGAGGTGGAGACGGACGCCGCCGGTGTCGTCACCTCCTTCGCCATCCGCCAGGAGGCCCCGGCGCTGCCCGCCGGCGCCAAGGGCGAGCCCGTCCTGCGCCCGCACCGGATCGCGATCGGCCTGTACGAGCTCGACGACGAGAGCGAGAAGCTGGTCCGCGAGGACCGGATCGAGCTTGACGTGGACGGCGAGCTGACGGCCGTACCGCAGCTGACCGGCCGCCGCCGCCCGGCGGTGTTCCTGCTCAACGACGACGACCTGTCGTACGCCAAGGTCCGCCTCGACGAGGAGTCCCTGCGCTTCGTCACCGATCACCTCGGCGACTTCGAGTCCTCCCTCCCCCGCGCCCTGTGCTGGGCCTCGGCCTGGGACATGACCCGCGACGCGGAACTGCCCACCCGCGAGTACCTGTCCCTCGTGCTGTCCGGCATCGGCAAGGAGTCGGACATCGGTGTCGTCCAGTCCCTGCACCGCCATGTGAAGCTCGCCACCGAGCTGTACGCCGCCCCGACCGCCCGCGAGGCCCTGCTCACCCGCTGGACCGACGCCACGCTGGCCCACCTGCGCTCCGCCGCACCGGCGAGCGACCACCAGCTGGCCTGGGCCCACGCCTTCGCGGCCACCGCCCGCACCCCGGAACAGCTGGACCTCCTGGAAAGCCTGCTGGACGGCACCCACAGCATCGAGGGCCTGGCCGTCGACACCGAACTGCGCTGGGCGTTCGTGGAGCGCCTGGCGGCGGTCGGCCGCTTCGACGAGGCGGAGATCGCGGGCGAGTACGAGCGGGACAAGACCGCGGCCGGCGAGCGCCACGCGGCCACCGCCCGCGCCGCCCGCCCGACCGAGGCTGCGAAGGCGGAGGCCTGGGCGTCGGTCATCGACTCCGACAAGCTGCCGAACGCCGTGCAGGAGGCCGTGATCAACGGCTTCGTCCAGACCGATCAGCGTGAGCTTCTCGCGCCGTACGCGGACAGGTACTTCGAGGTCCTGAAGTCGGTCTGGGACTCCCGCTCCCACAAGATCGCCCAGCAGATCGCGATCGGCCTCTACCCGTCCCTCCAGGTCTCCCCGGAGACGCTGACCAAGACGGACACCTGGCTGGCCTCGGCCCAGCCGAACGCGGCCCTGGCCCGCCTCGTCTCGGAGTCCCGCTCGGGCGTCGAGCGCGCACTGAGGGCACAGGCGGCGGACGCGGCCGCGGAGTAG
- a CDS encoding ACT domain-containing protein: MTPLPEAAITVSAVRPLDTLLRVAEEARLRRHVRVLTLSLQAMPTTGGSEIALHVQGGHRDVELLCARLRRLVDVRTVMAVPR, translated from the coding sequence GTGACGCCGCTTCCCGAGGCGGCGATCACCGTGTCCGCGGTGCGTCCCCTCGACACCCTGCTCCGGGTCGCGGAGGAGGCACGGCTCCGCCGCCACGTCCGGGTCCTCACCCTGAGCCTGCAGGCCATGCCGACGACCGGGGGAAGCGAGATCGCCCTGCACGTGCAGGGGGGCCACCGGGATGTCGAGCTGCTGTGCGCCCGGCTGCGGCGCCTTGTCGACGTCCGCACAGTCATGGCGGTGCCGCGATGA
- a CDS encoding GNAT family N-acetyltransferase, which yields MSSQLNEYAQAVGRPLAEWSARPAPARVTIDGSFCRLEPLDADRHAGDLYSAYHLAPDDRDWTYMTVGPFGSPGDYHHYVATVAQAEDPLHYAVIDLGGIAVGTLALMRQDPSNGVVEVGSVMFSPLLKQTPVSTEAQFLLMSYVFDQLGYRRYEWKCDSLNAPSRKAAERLGFTYEGTFRQAVVYKGRNRDTAWYSVIDAEWPRLKTSFQEWLSPENFEADGHQRRSLAAVRAFGPHAEAPSTR from the coding sequence ATGTCCTCGCAGCTCAACGAATACGCCCAGGCCGTTGGCCGCCCGCTGGCCGAGTGGAGCGCCCGCCCGGCGCCCGCCCGCGTCACCATCGACGGCTCCTTCTGCCGGCTGGAACCGCTGGACGCCGATCGCCACGCAGGCGATCTCTATTCCGCCTATCATCTCGCGCCGGACGACAGGGACTGGACGTATATGACGGTCGGCCCCTTCGGCAGTCCCGGCGACTACCACCACTACGTCGCGACGGTGGCACAGGCAGAAGATCCACTGCATTATGCCGTCATCGACCTCGGCGGTATTGCTGTGGGCACCCTCGCCCTGATGCGGCAGGACCCGTCCAATGGTGTCGTCGAGGTGGGAAGCGTCATGTTCTCACCCCTGCTGAAGCAGACTCCGGTATCGACCGAAGCGCAGTTCCTGCTCATGTCCTACGTCTTCGATCAACTCGGCTACCGGCGTTACGAATGGAAGTGCGACAGCCTCAACGCGCCCTCACGCAAGGCGGCAGAGCGACTGGGCTTCACGTACGAGGGGACCTTCCGCCAAGCGGTCGTGTACAAGGGCAGGAACCGCGACACGGCATGGTATTCCGTCATTGACGCCGAGTGGCCGCGATTGAAAACGTCGTTTCAGGAGTGGCTGTCGCCGGAGAACTTCGAAGCCGACGGCCACCAGAGGCGGTCGCTGGCCGCCGTACGCGCGTTTGGCCCGCATGCCGAAGCGCCGAGTACGCGGTGA
- a CDS encoding indolepyruvate ferredoxin oxidoreductase family protein: MTESHQNNRNLTERYTATDGVVHMTGIHALARLPLDLRRRDLQADHHSAVFISGYEGSPLGGYDLELLRVRDLLNELEVVFQPGLNEELAATAVQGAQLAGTMADKRVDGVTGFWYGKSPGLDRASDALRHANLSGTHPAGGAVALVGDDPTAKSSTVPGASEMLLADLGLPTFYPATPQEVLDYGLHAVAMSRLSGLWTALKIVTSVADGSATVDVDPDRLDITLPDTVVDGTAHQHAVTAMMSGPVLATLERSRGGARIEMARRYLTANHLNHVYGADGSQKPARIGLVTAGKVHNDLVQALTSLGLDREALADSGIRVLKLGVIFPLDPDEIRNFADGLDEIVVVEEKRSFLEGAIKDLLYGTVRPPTVVGKRDEAGAPLFSEVGELDPDQIAAGLRKRLARQPELAALVRANAQPGSERRRKLLPLAVRTPYFCSGCPHNTSTKVPDGSLVGGGIGCHGLALLMAPTLVGEITGLTQMGGEGVHWIGMAPFIERDHLIQNLGDGTFHHSGSLAIRAAVAAGSHLTYKLLYNSAVAMTGGQQAVGQMSVTEIATAAAAEGVSRTIITTENPKSYRKVKLPANATVWHRDRLIAAQETLATTAGVTLLIHDQECATELRRKRKRGLAVDPSARVVINERICEGCGDCGVASNCLSVQPVETKYGRKTLIDQSSCNKDYSCLKGDCPSFMTVTPATAPGRRATARRVVDALRESDLPVPEFRHDIAITPHTTRILGVGGSGVVTLSQILSVAATNAGLHVVSLDQTGLAQKGGAVVSDIKISARPVEIANKAAAGEVDLYLGADLLVAADPANLGAARPEGTVAVVATDLVPTGRMVSDVHQKFPEIDLLTSRVRAAVAAEDMLVCDARKASVALFGTDQFANLVLAGAAYQKGALPLPASAVEGAIELNGTKVEENIQAFRRGRQMVADPAAFAEAIGSVTTETHPTLTSRAQRVAELVDTDADSTLGRLVRDRVRDLVDYQDDRYARRYAEFVESVRRQEAQRIPGSERFAETVAHHLHKLMAYKDEYEVARLALDAEVRASVEDEFGGGAKVAYHLHPPVLKSLGMRRKLRLRHSSVPVFRALRGMRRLRGTPLDVFGYAHVRKVERELVEEYTRVITTLAPDLDGERLDRAVAIAALPDQVRGYEQIKLANVETYRKDLARSLEDLTTPAHA; the protein is encoded by the coding sequence ATGACCGAATCCCACCAGAACAACCGGAACCTGACCGAGCGCTACACCGCCACCGACGGCGTGGTCCACATGACGGGCATCCACGCGCTGGCCCGGCTGCCTCTCGACCTCCGTCGGCGAGACCTTCAGGCGGATCACCACTCCGCGGTTTTTATCTCCGGGTACGAGGGCTCACCGCTCGGCGGGTACGACCTGGAGCTCCTCCGCGTCCGTGACCTGCTCAACGAGCTCGAGGTCGTCTTCCAGCCCGGGCTGAACGAGGAACTCGCGGCCACGGCGGTCCAGGGTGCCCAGCTCGCGGGCACCATGGCGGACAAGCGCGTCGACGGTGTGACCGGGTTTTGGTACGGCAAGTCGCCCGGCCTGGACCGCGCCTCGGACGCCCTCCGGCACGCGAACCTCAGCGGGACGCACCCGGCCGGCGGAGCTGTGGCGCTGGTCGGCGACGACCCCACGGCGAAGTCGTCCACGGTCCCGGGCGCGTCGGAGATGCTCCTTGCCGACCTGGGGCTGCCGACGTTCTACCCGGCGACCCCGCAGGAGGTCCTCGACTACGGCCTCCATGCCGTGGCCATGTCGCGGCTGTCCGGACTTTGGACCGCGCTCAAGATCGTGACCAGCGTCGCGGACGGATCCGCGACGGTCGACGTCGATCCGGACCGGCTCGACATCACTCTTCCGGACACGGTCGTGGACGGTACCGCCCATCAGCACGCCGTGACGGCCATGATGTCCGGGCCGGTGCTGGCCACGCTCGAACGGTCTCGTGGGGGTGCCCGGATCGAGATGGCGCGCCGTTACCTGACCGCCAACCACCTCAACCACGTCTACGGAGCGGACGGCTCGCAGAAACCGGCCCGGATCGGCCTCGTCACGGCCGGCAAGGTCCACAACGACCTGGTCCAGGCCCTGACCTCACTCGGCCTCGACCGCGAGGCTCTCGCGGATAGCGGGATCCGGGTTCTCAAGCTGGGCGTGATCTTCCCGCTCGACCCGGACGAGATCCGGAACTTCGCCGACGGCCTGGACGAGATCGTCGTCGTGGAGGAGAAGCGTTCCTTCCTCGAAGGCGCCATCAAGGACCTCCTCTACGGGACCGTGCGTCCCCCGACGGTCGTCGGCAAGCGCGACGAGGCCGGCGCGCCACTGTTCTCCGAGGTCGGCGAGCTCGACCCCGACCAGATCGCCGCAGGACTGCGGAAGCGTCTCGCCCGGCAGCCGGAGCTCGCTGCCCTGGTCCGCGCGAACGCACAGCCGGGCAGTGAGCGCAGGCGCAAGCTCCTCCCCCTGGCGGTCCGCACGCCGTACTTCTGCTCGGGATGCCCGCACAACACCTCGACCAAGGTCCCCGACGGGTCACTGGTCGGCGGCGGCATCGGCTGCCACGGCCTGGCCCTGCTCATGGCACCGACCCTGGTCGGCGAGATCACCGGCCTTACGCAGATGGGCGGCGAGGGTGTCCACTGGATCGGGATGGCGCCGTTCATCGAGCGCGACCACCTGATCCAGAACCTCGGAGACGGCACCTTCCACCACTCCGGAAGCCTGGCCATCCGTGCGGCTGTCGCGGCCGGCTCCCACCTGACCTACAAGCTGCTCTACAACTCCGCCGTGGCAATGACCGGCGGTCAGCAGGCGGTAGGGCAGATGTCTGTCACCGAGATCGCCACGGCCGCCGCCGCCGAAGGCGTCTCTCGAACCATCATCACCACGGAGAACCCGAAGTCGTACCGCAAGGTCAAGCTTCCGGCGAACGCCACTGTCTGGCACCGCGACCGTCTCATCGCCGCTCAGGAGACCCTTGCCACCACCGCTGGCGTGACCCTCCTCATCCACGACCAGGAGTGCGCCACTGAGTTGCGCCGCAAGCGCAAGCGCGGTCTTGCTGTCGATCCGTCGGCGAGGGTCGTCATCAACGAGCGCATCTGCGAAGGCTGTGGAGACTGCGGCGTCGCGAGCAACTGCCTGTCCGTGCAGCCGGTCGAGACAAAGTACGGCCGGAAAACACTGATCGACCAGTCGTCCTGCAACAAGGACTACTCCTGCCTCAAGGGAGACTGCCCGTCGTTCATGACCGTCACCCCGGCGACCGCACCAGGACGGCGCGCGACCGCACGCCGGGTCGTCGATGCCCTGCGGGAGTCCGACCTGCCGGTGCCCGAATTCCGGCACGATATCGCCATCACTCCCCACACGACACGCATACTCGGGGTCGGAGGCTCCGGCGTCGTCACCCTGTCCCAGATCCTCAGCGTCGCCGCAACCAACGCGGGACTGCACGTCGTCTCCCTCGACCAGACCGGCCTTGCCCAGAAGGGTGGCGCCGTCGTCTCCGACATCAAGATCAGCGCTCGCCCCGTCGAGATCGCCAACAAGGCCGCGGCCGGTGAGGTCGACCTCTACCTCGGTGCCGACCTGTTGGTCGCGGCCGACCCGGCCAACCTCGGGGCGGCGCGCCCCGAGGGCACCGTCGCCGTGGTCGCCACGGATCTGGTCCCGACCGGCCGGATGGTCTCCGACGTGCACCAGAAGTTCCCGGAGATCGACCTGCTCACCAGCCGTGTCCGGGCAGCGGTCGCGGCCGAGGACATGCTCGTCTGCGACGCACGGAAGGCATCGGTCGCGCTGTTCGGCACCGACCAGTTCGCCAACCTCGTGCTCGCCGGCGCCGCGTACCAGAAGGGAGCACTGCCCCTGCCCGCGAGCGCTGTCGAGGGGGCCATCGAGCTCAACGGCACCAAGGTCGAGGAGAACATCCAGGCGTTCCGCCGCGGCCGCCAGATGGTCGCCGACCCGGCGGCCTTCGCCGAGGCTATCGGCTCTGTCACCACCGAGACTCACCCGACGCTCACCTCACGTGCCCAGCGAGTGGCGGAGCTCGTCGACACGGATGCCGACTCCACACTGGGCCGGCTCGTCCGGGACCGGGTCCGGGACCTGGTCGACTACCAGGACGACCGCTACGCACGCCGCTATGCCGAGTTCGTCGAGTCCGTGCGGCGCCAGGAGGCACAGCGGATTCCCGGCTCGGAGCGGTTCGCCGAGACCGTCGCCCACCACCTGCACAAGCTCATGGCCTACAAGGACGAGTACGAAGTCGCTCGGCTGGCGCTCGACGCCGAGGTCCGTGCGAGCGTCGAAGACGAGTTCGGCGGGGGAGCCAAAGTCGCCTACCATCTCCACCCGCCGGTCCTCAAGAGCCTCGGCATGCGCCGCAAGCTCAGGCTCCGCCACTCGTCCGTACCGGTCTTCCGGGCACTGCGCGGGATGCGACGCCTACGTGGGACGCCGCTTGACGTCTTCGGCTACGCGCACGTCCGCAAGGTCGAGCGTGAGCTCGTCGAGGAGTACACGCGCGTCATCACGACGCTGGCACCCGACCTCGACGGCGAGCGGCTCGACCGGGCCGTGGCGATCGCTGCGCTCCCCGACCAGGTCCGCGGCTACGAGCAGATCAAGCTGGCGAACGTCGAGACCTATCGGAAGGACCTGGCGAGGTCGTTGGAAGACCTCACGACACCCGCGCACGCCTGA